A part of Dermacentor variabilis isolate Ectoservices chromosome 10, ASM5094787v1, whole genome shotgun sequence genomic DNA contains:
- the LOC142560285 gene encoding uncharacterized protein LOC142560285 isoform X1: MMVTEGEPIAKQPRPGEWLCSMAAVAASAAAAVDLRSREPLFPTRKQREFIPDNKKDDTYWDRRRRNNEAAKRSREKRRLNDMVLETRVLELAKENAVLRAELAALSAQNSPQIYVSPLRDKFGIRGSLVVEQQAQQHPADIAVPVAVPAAPGLTDLRGRRNKLLSALLPALVPPPSPASASASQPLATSPSPYGAASLAQQAQQQAQQQQQAQQQQQQQLQPHQSHLLSQSQSHLHHHQQLSQQLNGQHQPALLCAAPTPALEDHRTAATDQESSPLSSGSWSSAEDSPPAHHFCLPHKLRHKWHISGTEGGVAPPGGAAVVITAAAMVSGNGNAGSNGSGGGSSSPELRSSSSSFHGREDTASSDGDSGASSTDAPSPRRDEASSRKSRNGSSSAHHHHHHHHRSAHSRLDLQTENFQLRSEMQRLAAEVANLRDMMMSGGGPSPHNGAPPPPHLHPLQAGHGNGTTGEHHGPDHPPHLQPPPHLQHLQSMAQVAPPPPLRHHHSHNGTNGRAADENGSASGGVGNGSSTSTMNGSNREDNPSH, from the exons ATGATGGTCACTGAAGGAGAGCCCATCGCCAAGCAGCCCCGTCCGGGCGAGTGGCTCTGCTCGATGGCGGCCGTTGCCGCGTCGGCGGCCGCAGCCGTGGACCTCCGCTCCCGCGAGCCGCTCTTCCCGACGCGCAAGCAGCGCGAGTTCATACCGGACAACAAGAAGGACGACACCTactgggaccggcggcggcgcaACAACGAGGCCGCCAAGCGGTCGCGGGAGAAGCGACGCCTCAACGACATGGTCTTGGAAACGCGGGTCCTCGAGCTCGCCAAGGAGAACGCCGTGCTACGAGCCGAACTCGCAGCGCTTAG CGCTCAAAATTCTCCCCAAATTTACGTCTCTCCCCTCAGGGATAAATTCGGCATTCGCGGCTCGCTCGTCGTCGAGCAACAGGCCCAGCAACACCCCGCCGACATAGCGGTCCCGGTCGCAGTGCCGGCCGCGCCGGGCCTCACCGACCTTCGCGGCCGACGGAACAAGCTGCTTTCCGCGCTACTTCCGGCCCTGGtgccgccgccgtcgccagctTCCGCGTCAGCTTCCCAGCCCCTCGCGACCTCGCCCTCACCCTACGGGGCAGCGTCTCTGGCACAGCAAGCGCAACAGCAagcgcaacagcagcagcaagcgcaacagcagcagcagcaacaactgcAGCCGCACCAGAGTCACCTCCTGAGTCAGAGTCAGAGCCACCTGCACCACCACCAGCAGCTGAGCCAGCAGCTCAACGGCCAGCACCAGCCGGCGCTCCTGTGCGCCGCGCCCACGCCGGCGCTGGAAGACCACAGGACGGCAGCGACGGACCAGGAGTCGTCGCCCCTGTCGTCGG GTTCGTGGTCCTCGGCGGAAGACAGTCCCCCAGCGCACCACTTCTGCCTACCGCACAAGCTCAGGCACAAGTGGCACATCAGCGGCACGGAAGGGGGCGTGGCCCCGCCGGGAGGCGCCGCCGTCGTCATCACCGCCGCCGCCATGGTGTCCGGGAACGGGAACgccggcagcaacggcagcgGGGGCGGCTCGTCGTCTCCCGAGCTCcgctcctcgtcgtcgtcgttccaCGGCCGAGAGGACACCGCCTCGTCGGATGGGGACAGCGGAGCGTCCAGCACGGACGCCCCGTCGCCACGCCGGGACGAGGCCTCGTCGCGCAAGAGCCGCAACGGCTCGTCCTCGgcacatcaccaccaccaccaccaccacag GTCGGCACACTCTCGGTTAGACCTGCAGACGGAGAACTTCCAGCTGCGATCCGAGATGCAGCGGCTAGCGGCCGAGGTTGCCAACCTGCGAGACATGATGATGAGCGGCGGAGGACCCTCGCCTCACAACGGAGCCCCGCCCCCTCCACACCTGCACCCTCTGCAGGCGGGACACGGAAACGGCACCACGGGCGAGCACCACGGTCCCGACCACCCGCCGCACCTACAACCGCCGCCGCACCTCCAGCACCTGCAGTCGATGGCGCAGGTGGCGCCACCACCACCGCTCAGGCACCACCACAGCCACAACGGAACCAACGGACGCGCGGCGGACGAGAACGGCTCGGCCTCCGGTGGGGTCGGCAACGGCTCCTCGACGTCAACCATGAACGGTTCCAACCGCGAGGACAACCCCAGCCACTGA
- the LOC142560285 gene encoding uncharacterized protein LOC142560285 isoform X2: MMVTEGEPIAKQPRPGEWLCSMAAVAASAAAAVDLRSREPLFPTRKQREFIPDNKKDDTYWDRRRRNNEAAKRSREKRRLNDMVLETRVLELAKENAVLRAELAALRDKFGIRGSLVVEQQAQQHPADIAVPVAVPAAPGLTDLRGRRNKLLSALLPALVPPPSPASASASQPLATSPSPYGAASLAQQAQQQAQQQQQAQQQQQQQLQPHQSHLLSQSQSHLHHHQQLSQQLNGQHQPALLCAAPTPALEDHRTAATDQESSPLSSGSWSSAEDSPPAHHFCLPHKLRHKWHISGTEGGVAPPGGAAVVITAAAMVSGNGNAGSNGSGGGSSSPELRSSSSSFHGREDTASSDGDSGASSTDAPSPRRDEASSRKSRNGSSSAHHHHHHHHRSAHSRLDLQTENFQLRSEMQRLAAEVANLRDMMMSGGGPSPHNGAPPPPHLHPLQAGHGNGTTGEHHGPDHPPHLQPPPHLQHLQSMAQVAPPPPLRHHHSHNGTNGRAADENGSASGGVGNGSSTSTMNGSNREDNPSH, translated from the exons ATGATGGTCACTGAAGGAGAGCCCATCGCCAAGCAGCCCCGTCCGGGCGAGTGGCTCTGCTCGATGGCGGCCGTTGCCGCGTCGGCGGCCGCAGCCGTGGACCTCCGCTCCCGCGAGCCGCTCTTCCCGACGCGCAAGCAGCGCGAGTTCATACCGGACAACAAGAAGGACGACACCTactgggaccggcggcggcgcaACAACGAGGCCGCCAAGCGGTCGCGGGAGAAGCGACGCCTCAACGACATGGTCTTGGAAACGCGGGTCCTCGAGCTCGCCAAGGAGAACGCCGTGCTACGAGCCGAACTCGCAGCGCTTAG GGATAAATTCGGCATTCGCGGCTCGCTCGTCGTCGAGCAACAGGCCCAGCAACACCCCGCCGACATAGCGGTCCCGGTCGCAGTGCCGGCCGCGCCGGGCCTCACCGACCTTCGCGGCCGACGGAACAAGCTGCTTTCCGCGCTACTTCCGGCCCTGGtgccgccgccgtcgccagctTCCGCGTCAGCTTCCCAGCCCCTCGCGACCTCGCCCTCACCCTACGGGGCAGCGTCTCTGGCACAGCAAGCGCAACAGCAagcgcaacagcagcagcaagcgcaacagcagcagcagcaacaactgcAGCCGCACCAGAGTCACCTCCTGAGTCAGAGTCAGAGCCACCTGCACCACCACCAGCAGCTGAGCCAGCAGCTCAACGGCCAGCACCAGCCGGCGCTCCTGTGCGCCGCGCCCACGCCGGCGCTGGAAGACCACAGGACGGCAGCGACGGACCAGGAGTCGTCGCCCCTGTCGTCGG GTTCGTGGTCCTCGGCGGAAGACAGTCCCCCAGCGCACCACTTCTGCCTACCGCACAAGCTCAGGCACAAGTGGCACATCAGCGGCACGGAAGGGGGCGTGGCCCCGCCGGGAGGCGCCGCCGTCGTCATCACCGCCGCCGCCATGGTGTCCGGGAACGGGAACgccggcagcaacggcagcgGGGGCGGCTCGTCGTCTCCCGAGCTCcgctcctcgtcgtcgtcgttccaCGGCCGAGAGGACACCGCCTCGTCGGATGGGGACAGCGGAGCGTCCAGCACGGACGCCCCGTCGCCACGCCGGGACGAGGCCTCGTCGCGCAAGAGCCGCAACGGCTCGTCCTCGgcacatcaccaccaccaccaccaccacag GTCGGCACACTCTCGGTTAGACCTGCAGACGGAGAACTTCCAGCTGCGATCCGAGATGCAGCGGCTAGCGGCCGAGGTTGCCAACCTGCGAGACATGATGATGAGCGGCGGAGGACCCTCGCCTCACAACGGAGCCCCGCCCCCTCCACACCTGCACCCTCTGCAGGCGGGACACGGAAACGGCACCACGGGCGAGCACCACGGTCCCGACCACCCGCCGCACCTACAACCGCCGCCGCACCTCCAGCACCTGCAGTCGATGGCGCAGGTGGCGCCACCACCACCGCTCAGGCACCACCACAGCCACAACGGAACCAACGGACGCGCGGCGGACGAGAACGGCTCGGCCTCCGGTGGGGTCGGCAACGGCTCCTCGACGTCAACCATGAACGGTTCCAACCGCGAGGACAACCCCAGCCACTGA